In uncultured Methanobacterium sp., a genomic segment contains:
- a CDS encoding AAA family ATPase, translating to MKKVINGIEISLREADVTQYKWIGRDEEMRFLMASWLQIDKDDLPMTPVLVGDPGNGKTTLACASAQEFDQPVYLMNCTSDMRPEDLIITPVIYSGNQIRYRGSPLVSAVINGGVCVLDEANRMNEKCWASLAPLLDDRRYVESVIAGVKIKAHPDFRFVATMNDDPSTYTIPGYIESRLKPVIGVEPPSGEVLRAIVKANVPYASEDLIYSIIQHMLKDQDAFFSRSFSIRDAIEVTRYAVRLSREGEDYQKSFDYILNTGSESL from the coding sequence ATGAAAAAAGTTATTAATGGAATTGAAATCAGTCTGCGTGAAGCCGATGTGACCCAATATAAGTGGATTGGCCGTGATGAGGAGATGAGATTTTTAATGGCATCATGGTTACAGATAGATAAAGATGACCTGCCAATGACCCCGGTTTTGGTGGGTGACCCTGGAAATGGTAAAACCACCCTGGCCTGTGCCAGTGCCCAGGAATTTGACCAACCAGTCTACCTCATGAACTGCACCTCAGACATGCGCCCTGAAGATCTGATCATAACCCCTGTGATTTACAGTGGCAACCAGATCAGATACCGGGGCAGCCCCCTGGTATCTGCAGTCATCAATGGAGGAGTTTGTGTTCTGGATGAGGCCAACAGAATGAATGAAAAGTGCTGGGCCAGTCTAGCTCCACTTTTAGATGATCGTAGGTATGTGGAATCAGTGATTGCTGGTGTGAAAATCAAAGCCCACCCTGATTTCCGCTTCGTGGCCACAATGAACGATGATCCCTCCACATACACTATCCCAGGATACATTGAATCTCGGTTAAAACCAGTAATAGGTGTGGAACCTCCTAGCGGGGAGGTTTTACGGGCCATTGTTAAGGCCAATGTACCTTACGCCTCTGAAGATCTCATTTACTCCATAATCCAGCACATGTTAAAGGATCAGGATGCATTCTTCTCCCGGTCATTCTCCATAAGAGATGCCATTGAAGTAACCCGTTACGCTGTAAGACTTTCCAGGGAGGGTGAAGACTACCAGAAATCCTTCGATTACATCTTGAATACAGGGAGTGAATCATTATGA